In one Lycium barbarum isolate Lr01 chromosome 7, ASM1917538v2, whole genome shotgun sequence genomic region, the following are encoded:
- the LOC132601307 gene encoding uncharacterized protein LOC132601307: protein MAEIGSPGTRTRGIENIIDAPSFSLGFTQQENPIAGGSSYAKMHSKKINDPRRNKQHHDSHDDKETKRKQSAPDKKVSQVPLQKKRKVAKNVPGGKGKKVVRKKPSIDVEDVGEDSRFLVTKQPAVAPSMQGYTNVNVISDIRAKLKGAGQMDKFADSIFGKYLRMQHMDVQAQLFSIREFSLITGLNCVSDANEFVYDKAEKNRLMDDYLGGTSDHIKRGQLIECFNNTDWEDKGEDAVKMAKLYFINTFVFCGEPVRSNIPRIHFDVVEDGRYVDYPWGKESFKELVTSISQKYADFKQYYRIHGMPIAMQVWLYESCSKVPSNIAIKSGNLIPRILNWRTVDQRPKFDALMEGMFRDDIHSICTFHDVVPTTAELERLNLPPVVSQAIPNLTHGVEVAEGNEMVDDEYDDFSTTPPHNVRGKQQQRSAVSDSPPHKKRRPVSVTDSTVRKQPARNEPLRASKDASTSTHRVVQTATKSDEVKLLRQEFQAFKNDVSAQFTEINKSMDDIRKSVDDIRKCIDDKFKMVVEAIKGNQTSEKAADSEAPVNQYEVDIQYSHEFNQEQQYAKETSTVKVGMDENKLAGTMLTGDVSGVGMLRSTQSGDTLRASTEEIQGSGETPPKPTQPQGEAVIVHTHVSDPAVQQGGVNDDAKFSASEQMVAELLIQCPLATVIPLGPPAIQVNDQADAYMFKTPQSSKVENVVPNSQWLIPDDELPSQLGVQPTTGQGLAAEIAQPSIENTERRMIVHPSVVRDRKPSKYTVSPFMPNYSSASSSARSSVPIKFEKKHPFVEHPINAPADMAYFQEYEIWLKKGLLSRHDKKRDKENHYRKNKELVDPNDADMSLKLGVTLFKDKNWFYLLSMEGRLWNDEHLDVIFYYLRKKGKYEDNSTYKYTTVSCILHTIITEIYHAWKNPESSTSVVSKESDVCEYINGYRLMGNVPWHTIDNILIPVNVKEENHWILVVISFIDRCVFVIKHTQ, encoded by the exons ATGGCTGAAATTGGCTCTCCGGGCACGAGAACTCGaggtatagaaaatataatagaTGCTCCTAGTTTCTCTTTGGGATTCACTCAACAAGAAAACCCCATTGCAGGAGGGTCATCTTATGCTAAGATGCATAGCAAAAAAATCAATGATCCAAGAAGGAACAAACAACATCATGATTCTCATGATGATAAAGAAACAAAGAGGAAACAGTCAGCACCAGATAAGAAAGTTTCTCAAGTGCCGCTACAGAAGAAGAGAAAGGTTGCCAAGAATGTTCCTGGAGGCAAGGGCAAAAAAGTAGTTCGGAAGAAACCTTCAATTGATGTAGAAGACGTTGGAGAG GATTCTAGATTTTTGGTCACGAAGCAACCTGCCGTGGCCCCATCTATGCAAGGATACACGAACGTTAATGTAATCAGTGACATTAGGGCTAAACTAAAGGGGGCTGGTCAGATGGACAAGTTTGCAGACTCTATTTTTGGGAAATATCTCAGAATGCAGCATATGGATGTACAAGCACAGTTGTTCAG CATTAGAGAATTTTCACTAATCACTGGATTGAATTGTGTCTCCGACGCAAATGAGTTTGTATACGATAAGGCGGAAAAAAATaggcttatggatgattatttGGGTGGAACATCTGATCACATCAAAAGGGGGCAGCTGATTGAGTGTTTCAACAATACAGATTGGGAGGACAAAGGCGAGGACGCAGTAAAGATGGCCAAATTGTATTTTATAAATACTTTCGTATTCTGCGGTGAGCCTGTTCGATCGAACATACCTAGGATACATTTTGACGTTGTAGAGGATGGGAGATATGTTGATTATCCTTGGGGCAAAGAGTCCTTCAAAGAGTTGGTTACAAGCATCAGTCAGAAATATGCCGATTTCAAGCAATATTATAGGATTCACGGAATGCCAATTGCCATGCAAGTTTGGCTGTATGAATCTTGTTCAAAAGTCCCATCAAATATTGCAATTAAGTCGGGGAATTTAATTCCAAGAATATTGAATTGGCGGACTGTTGATCAAAGACCAAAATTTGATGCTTTGATGGAAGGCATGTTTAGAGATGACATTCACTCG ATTTGTACTTTTCATGATGTTGTTCCAACCACTGCTGAGTTGGAACGACTTAATTTGCCTCCTGTTGTTTCACAAGCTATCCCCAACTTAACACATGGAGTTGAAGTTGCTGAAGGCAACGAGATGgttgatgatgaatatgatgactTCAGTACCACACCACCACACAATGTAAGGGGTAAACAGCAACAGCGGTCTGCCGTATCTGATTCACCGCCTCATAAGAAACGCAGACCGGTTTCAGTTACAGATTCTACTGTTAGGAAACAACCAGCCCGGAACGAACCACTCAGAGCATCGAAGGACGCTTCGACATCAACGCATCGTGTTGTCCAAACAGCCACCAAATCCGATGAGGTGAAACTGCTCAGACAggagtttcaagcttttaagaacgAT GTATCTGCTCAGTTTACTGAGATTAACAAGTCCATGGATGATATTCGCAAGTCCGTGGATGATATTCGCAAGTGCATCGATGACAAATTCAAAATGGTTGTTGAGGCAATAAAGGGAAATCAAACCTCAGAAAAG GCTGCCGATAGCGAAGCTCCAGTAAATCAATACGAGGTTGACATACAATACTCGCATGAATTCAATCAAGAACAACAATATGCCAAAGAGACATCAACTGTCAAAGTTGGTATGGATGAAAATAAG ttggCAGGCACAATGTTAACTGGCGATGTTTCTGGTGTTGGAATGCTCCGAAGTACACAAAGTGGGGATACTTTAAGGGCTTCAACTGAAGAGATTCAAGGTAGCGGTGAAACACCCCCGAAACCAACACAACCACAG GGCGAGGCAGTCATTGTGCATACACATGTGTCCGATCCGGCAGTGCAACAAGGTGGGGTAAATGATGATGCAAAATTTAGTGCATCAGAGCAAATGGTAGCAGAGTTGCTAATCCAATGTCCTCTTGCCACCGTGATTCCTCTTGGTCCCCCTGCAATACAAGTTAATGATCAAGCTGATGCCTACATGTTTAAGACCCCTCAGAGCAGCAAAGTTGAGAACGTTGTACCAAATTCTCAATGGTTAATTCCTGATGATGAATTACCCAGCCAACTTGGAGTACAACCAACAACGGGGCAAGGTTTAGCTGCTGAAATAGCACAACCTTCAATCGAAAATACTGAACGCCGAATGATTGTCCACCCTAGCGTTGTGCGAGATAGGAAACCCAGCAAATACACTGTGTCCCCTTTCATGCCAAATTACAGCTCAGCAAGTTCTTCTGCAAGGTCTTCTGTCCCTATCAAATTTGAGAAGAAGCACCCCTTTGTAGAACATCCAATAAATGCCCCTGCAGACATGGCGTATTTTCAAGAATATGAAATTTGGCTCAAGAAGGGTCTGTTATCAAGGCATGATAAAAA AAGAGACAAGGAAAACCACTATAGAAAAAACAAGGAATTAGTGGATCCTAATGATGCAGATATGTCACTCAAGTTAGGCGTCACACTTTTTAAAGACAAAAATTGGTTCTACTTGTTATCAATGGAAGGGAGACTTTGGAATGATGAG CATCTTGATGTTATTTTTTACTACCTCCGTAAGAAAGGCAAATATGAAGATAACAGCACATACAAATATACCACCGTCAGCTGTATACTACATACCATAATCACAGAGATTTACCATGCTTGGAAAAATCCGGAATCATCCACAAGTGTTGTTAGCAAGGAATCTGACGTATGTGAGTACATAAATGGGTACAGGTTGATGGGTAATGTACCATGGCATACAATTGACAACATATTAATCCCTGTCAATGTGaaagaggaaaatcactggatTTTAGTGGTTATATCATTCATTGACAGGTGTGTATTTGTTATTAAACATACGCAATAG